One genomic segment of Centropristis striata isolate RG_2023a ecotype Rhode Island chromosome 11, C.striata_1.0, whole genome shotgun sequence includes these proteins:
- the LOC131980887 gene encoding myosin-7-like isoform X2, whose amino-acid sequence MGDAAMKEFGPAASYLRKSDKERLEAQTRPFDMKKECFVPDPEVEYVKATISSRDGDKVTAQTEFGKTVTVKEIDVHPQNPPKFDKIEDMAMFTFLHEPAVLFNLKERYAAWMIYTYSGLFCVTVNPYKWLPVYNQDVVVAYRGKKRAEAPPHIFSISDNAYQYMLSDRENQSILITGESGAGKTVNTKRVIQYFASIAAAPGLKKDAASEKKGTLEDQIIQANPALEAFGNAKTIRNDNSSRFGKFIRIHFDNRGKLASADIETYLLEKSRVTFQLKAERDYHIFYQILSQQKPELLEMLLITNNPYDYPFISQGQTTVASISDSEELMATDDAFDVLGFTQEEKNGIYKLTGAIMHHGNLKFKQKQREEQAEADGTEVADKIAYLMGLNSADLIKGLCHPRVKVGNEMVTKGQNVAQVSYAVGALSKSVYEKMFLWMVVRINQSLETKQPRQYFIGVLDIAGFEIFDFNTFEQLCINFTNEKLQQFFNHHMFVLEQEEYKKEGIEWTFIDFGMDLQACIDLIEKPMGIMSILEEECMFPKASDTTFKAKLYDNHLGKTSNFQKPRIVKGRPEAHFALIHYAGTVDYNINNWLVKNKDPLNETVVGLYQKSNLKLLATLFANYAGADSVESGGKGKGGSKKKGSSFQTVSALHRENLNKLMTNLRSTHPHFVRCIIPNETKTPGAMENPLVMHQLRCNGVLEGIRICRKGFPNRILYGDFKQRYRILNPSAIPEGQFIDNKKASEKLLGSLDLDHSQYKLGHTKVFFKAGLLGLLEEMRDDRLALIITRIQARSRGVLARIEFQKIVERRDALLVIQWNIRAFMGVKNWPWMKLYFKIKPLLRSAETEKEMANMKEEFGKLKEAYAKSEARRKELEEKMVSLLQEKNDLQLQVQSEQDNLCDAEERCEGLIKSKIQLEAKAKELTERLEDEEEINSELTAKKRKLEDECSELKKDIDDLELTLAKVEKEKHATENKVKNLIEEMAAQDEIIAKLTKEKKALQEAHQQTLDDLQSEEDKVNTLTKAKAKLEQQVDDLEGSLEQEKKIRMDLERAKRKLEGDLKLAHESVMDLENDKQQLEERLKKKDFEISQLNGKIEDEQIINAQLQKKLKELQARIEELEEELEAERAARAKVEKQRADLARELEEISERLEEAGGATSAQIEMNKKREAEFQKMRRDLEEATLQHEATAATLRKKQADSVADLGEQIDNLQRVKQKLEKEKSELRLELDDVVSNMEHIVKAKNNLEKMCRSLEDQMHEYKTKAEEGQRTINDFTMQRAKLQTENGELVRRLEEKESLVSQLTRGKQSYTQQIEDLKRQLEEEVKAKNALAHAVQSSRHDCDLLREQYEEEQEAKAELQRAMSKANSEVAQWRTKYETDAIQRTEELEEAKKKLAQRLQDAEEAVEAVNAKCSSLEKTKHRLQNEIEDLMVDVERSNAAAAALDKKQRNFDKVLSEWKQKYEESQCELESSQKEARSLSTELFKLKNSYEESLEHLETMKRENKNLQEEISDLTEQIGESGKSIHELEKMRKQLEIEKSEIQTALEEAEASLEHEEGKILRAQLEFNQIKAEIERKLAEKDEEMEQAKRNQQRIVDNLQSSLEAETRSRNEAMRIKKKMEGDLNEMEIQLSQANRQAAEAQKQLKSVHAHLKDCQIQLDESSRANDDLKENIAIVERRNNLLVAEVEELRAALEQTERCRKLAEQELLDVTERVQLLHSQNTSLLNQKKKLEADTSQLQTEVEDALQECRNAEEKAKKAITDAAMMAEELKKEQDTSSHLERMKKNMEQTIKDLQHRLDEAEQIAMKGGKKQIQKLEARVRELENEVESEQKKASDAAKGVKKYERRIKEITYQSEEDRKNLIRLQDLVDKLQLKVKSYKKTSEDAEEQANTHLTKYRKIQHELDEAEERADIAESQVNKLRAKSRDVVGKG is encoded by the exons ATGGGCGACGCTGCCATGAAAGAGTTTGGGCCGGCTGCCTCCTATCTTAGGAAGTCAGATAAGGAGCGTCTGGAGGCCCAGACTCGTCCGTTTGACATGAAGAAAGAGTGCTTCGTTCCTGACCCCGAGGTGGAGTACGTCAAGGCAACCATCTCCAGTCGTGACGGTGACAAAGTCACAGCTCAGACGGAATTTGGAAAG ACTGTCACAGTGAAGGAAATTGATGTCCACCCACAGAACCCGccaaagtttgataaaattgAAGACATGGCGATGTTCACCTTCCTCCATGAGCCCGCTGTGCTGTTTAACCTCAAAGAGCGTTATGCAGCATGGATGATTTAT ACCTACTCTGGGCTCTTCTGTGTGACTGTCAACCCCTACAAGTGGCTGCCGGTCTACAACCAAGACGTTGTGGTCGCTTATAGAGGAAAGAAGAGGGCTGAAGCTCCTCCTCATATCTTCTCCATCTCTGATAACGCCTACCAGTACATGCTGTCAG acagagaaaaccAGTCAATCCTGATCAC TGGAGAATCCGGTGCTGGAAAGACTGTCAACACCAAGCGTGTCATTCAGTACTTTGCCAGCATTGCTGCTGCTCCAGGTCTGAAGAAAGATGCAGCTTCTGAGAAGAAG ggTACCCTGGAGGATCAAATCATTCAGGCTAACCCTGCTCTGGAGGCCTTTGGGAATGCCAAGACCATCAGGAATGACAATTCCTCCAGATTT GGTAAATTTATCCGAATTCATTTTGATAATCGAGGAAAGCTGGCTTCTGCTGATATTGAAACTT ACCTTCTGGAGAAGTCTCGTGTGACCTTCCAGCTCAAAGCTGAGAGGGACTACCACATCTTCTACCAGATCTTGTCTCAGCAAAAGCCTGAGCTTCTGG AAATGTTGCTCATCACCAACAACCCCTACGACTACCCCTTCATCTCCCAAGGACAGACGACAGTAGCCTCTATCAGTGATTCTGAGGAGCTGATGGCCACTGAT GATGCTTTTGACGTGCTGGGCTTCACTCAAGAAGAGAAGAACGGCATTTACAAGCTGACTGGCGCCATCATGCATCATGGAAATTTGAAGTTCAAGCAGAAGCAGCGAGAGGAGCAGGCGGAGGCTGATGGCACTGAAG TTGCTGACAAAATTGCGTATCTGATGGGCCTGAACTCTGCTGACCTCATCAAAGGTCTCTGTCACCCAAGAGTCAAAGTAGGAAATGAGATGGTCACCAAGGGACAAAATGTTGCTCAG GTATCCTATGCTGTTGGTGCACTGTCTAAATCAGTGTATGAGAAGATGTTCCTGTGGATGGTGGTGAGAATTAACCAATCACTGGAGACCAAGCAGCCTCGCCAGTACTTCATTGGTGTACTGGACATTGCTGGATTTGAGATCTTTGAT TTCAACACCTTTGAGCAGCTGTGCATCAACTTCACCAATGAGAAACTGCAACAGTTTTTCAACCACCACATGTTTGTGCTGGAGCAGGAAGAGTACAAGAAAGAGGGCATTGAATGGACTTTCATAGACTTTGGAATGGACTTGCAGGCCTGCATTGACCTGATTGAAAAG CCCATGGGTATCATGTCCATCCTTGAAGAGGAGTGCATGTTCCCCAAAGCCTCTGATACCACCTTCAAAGCTAAGCTCTATGACAACCACCTCGGGAAAACCAGTAACTTCCAGAAGCCCAGAATTGTCAAAGGACGACCAGAGGCCCATTTTGCCCTGATACATTATGCTGGAACTGTTGATTATAATATCAACAACTGGCTGGTGAAGAACAAGGATCCTCTGAATGAGACTGTTGTTGGACTCTACCAGAAGTCTAATCTCAAGCTCTTGGCTACTCTCTTTGCAAACTATGCTGGAGCTGATTCAG TTGAAAGTGGCGGAAAGGGAAAAGGAGGAAGCAAGAAGAAGGGTTCATCTTTCCAAACTGTGTCTGCCTTGCACAGG GAGAACCTGAACAAGCTGATGACCAACTTGAGGTCTACTCACCCTCACTTTGTACGCTGCATCATCCCCAATGAGACCAAGACTCCTGGGGCCATGGAGAACCCTCTGGTGATGCACCAGCTGCGCTGTAACGGTGTGCTGGAAGGCATCAGGATCTGCAGAAAGGGCTTCCCCAACAGGATCCTCTATGGAGATTTCAAACAGAG GTACCGCATTTTGAACCCGAGTGCTATCCCTGAGGGACAGTTCATCGACAACAAAAAAGCTTCAGAGAAGCTCTTGGGCTCCTTGGATTTAGACCACAGCCAGTACAAACTGGGACACACTAAG GTATTCTTCAAAGCTGGGCTGCTTGGTCTGCTAGAGGAGATGCGAGATGACCGCCTAGCTCTAATTATCACCAGGATCCAGGCAAGGTCACGTGGTGTTCTGGCAAGAATTGAATTCCAGAAGATTGTAGAACGCAG GGATGCACTGCTTGTGATCCAGTGGAACATCCGTGCCTTCATGGGGGTCAAGAATTGGCCCTGGATGAAGCTGTACTTCAAGATCAAACCTCTGTTGAGATCAGCAGAGACTGAGAAGGAGATGGCCAACATGAAGGAAGAGTTTGGCAAACTGAAAGAGGCTTACGCAAAATCTGAAGCTCGTAGGAAGGAACTAGAGGAGAAAATGGTTTCTCTTCTCCAAGAGAAGAACGACCTGCAGCTTCAAGTCCAATCC GAACAAGATAATCTGTGTGATGCTGAAGAAAGATGCGAGGGGCTTATTAAGAGCAAGATTCAGCTGGAggcaaaagccaaagagctaacaGAAAGactggaggatgaggaggagataAATAGTGAACTGACAGCAAAgaagaggaagctggaggatgAGTGCTCTGAGCTGAAGAAAGACATTGATGACTTAGAGTTGACTCTGGCTAAAGTGGAGAAAGAGAAGCACGCCACTGAGAACAAG GTGAAGAACCTGATCGAAGAGATGGCTGCTCAGGATGAAATCATTGCAAAGctgaccaaagaaaagaaagcCTTACAGGAAGCTCATCAGCAAACACTGgatgacctgcagagtgaagaaGACAAAGTCAACACTCTGACCAAGGCCAAGGCTAAGCTGGAGCAACAAGTGGATGAT CTTGAAGGGTCCCTTgagcaagaaaagaaaatacgTATGGATCTTGAGAGAGCAAAGCGAAAGCTTGAAGGAGACCTAAAGTTAGCTCATGAAAGTGTCATGGATTTGGAAAATGACAAGCAGCAACTTGAAGAGAGGCtgaaaaa GAAGGACTTTGAAATCAGCCAACTCAATGGAAAAATAGAAGATGAACAAATAATTAATGCCCAGCTCCAGAAAAAATTGAAGGAGTTGCAG GCCCGCATTGAGGAGCTGGAGGAAGAGCTGGAGGCAGAGCGAGCTGCCCGAGCCAAGGTGGAGAAGCAGAGAGCAGACTTGGCCAGAGAGCTGGAGGAGATCAGTGAGAGGTTGGAGGAGGCTGGTGGAGCAACTTCTGCCCAGATTGAGATGAACAAGAAGAGGGAGGCTGAGTTCCAGAAGATGCGCAGAGACCTTGAAGAGGCCACTCTGCAGCATGAAGCCACTGCTGCCACACTCAGGAAGAAACAAGCTGACAGTGTGGCTGATCTGGGAGAGCAGATCGACAATCTGCAGAGAGTCAAGCAGAAactggagaaggagaagagtgAGCTCAGACTGGAACTGGATGATGTGGTCTCCAATATGGAACATATTGTGAAGGCTAAg AATAATTTGGAGAAAATGTGCAGGTCTTTGGAAGATCAAATGCATGAATACAAAACAAAGGCAGAAGAGGGACAGCGCACCATCAATGACTTCACCATGCAGAGAGCAAAGCTTCAAACTGAGAATG GTGAACTTGTAAGGCGGCTAGAGGAAAAGGAGTCCCTGGTGTCTCAGCTAACCAGAGGAAAACAGTCCTACACTCAACAAATTGAAGACCTTAAAAGACAACTAGAGGAGGAAGTCAAG GCCAAGAATGCTTTAGCCCATGCGGTGCAGTCTTCTCGTCATGACTGTGACCTGCTCAGGGAGCAgtatgaggaggagcaggaggccaAGGCTGAATTACAGCGCGCCATGTCCAAGGCCAACTCTGAGGTGGCTCAGTGGAGAACTAAGTATGAAACTGATGCCATCCAGAGAACCGAGGAACTGGAGGAGGCTAA AAAGAAGCTGGCTCAGCGTCTGCAGGACGCAGAGGAAGCTGTAGAAGCAGTGAATGCTAAATGTTCGTCTCTGGAGAAGACCAAACACAGGCTGCAGAATGAGATTGAAGATCTCATGGTGGATGTGGAGAGgtctaatgctgctgctgctgctctggacAAGAAGCAAAGAAACTTTGACAAG GTCTTGTCAGAGTGGAAGCAGAAGTATGAAGAGTCTCAGTGTGAGCTGGAGAGCTCTCAGAAGGAAGCCAGGTCTCTGAGCACTGAACTTTTCAAACTGAAGAATTCCTATGAAGAATCTCTTGAACATCTGGAGACCATGAAGAGAGAGAATAAGAATCTTCAGG aggAAATATCTGACCTCACTGAGCAAATTGGTGAGAGTGGAAAGAGTATTCATGAGCTTGAGAAGATGAGAAAACAGCTGGAAATAGAGAAGTCTGAGATACAAACAGCCCTGGAGGAAGCAGAG GCCTCACTGGAGCATGAGGAAGGGAAGATTCTCAGAGCCCAGCTTGAGTTCAACCAGATAAAGGCTGAAATTGAGCGCAAGCTGGCCGAGAAAGATGAAGAGATGGAGCAAGCAAAGAGAAACCAACAGCGAATTGTGGATAATCTTCAGAGTTCCCTCGAGGCCGAGACTCGCAGCAGGAATGAGGCCATGCGTATTAAGAAGAAGATGGAGGGAGACCTCAATGAGATGGAGATCCAGCTAAGCCAGGCCAACAGACAGGCAGCTGAGGCTCAGAAACAACTTAAATCTGTTCATGCACATCTAAAG GATTGCCAAATTCAGCTGGATGAGTCTTCTCGAGCCAATGATGACCTCAAAGAGAACATTGCCATCGTTGAGAGACGCAACAACCTGCTTGTGGCCGAAGTGGAGGAACTGAGGGCTGCTCTGGAACAAACTGAGAGATGTCGCAAACTTGCTGAGCAAGAGCTGCTGGATGTTACTGAAAGGGTTCAGTTACTGCACTCACAG AACACCAGCCTGCTCAACCAAAAGAAGAAGCTGGAAGCTGATACATCACAGCTTCAGACAGAAGTAGAAGATGCGTTGCAAGAGTGCAGAAATGCTGAGGAGAAGGCCAAGAAGGCCATCACTGATGCTGCCATGATGGCAGAGGAGCTGAAGAAGGAGCAGGACACCAGCTCTCACCTGGAGCGTATGAAGAAGAACATGGAGCAAACCATCAAAGACCTGCAGCACCGTCTGGATGAAGCTGAACAGATCGCCATGAAGGGAGGCAAGAAGCAGATCCAGAAGCTCGAGGCCAGG GTCAGAGAACTTGAAAATGAGGTGGAGAGTGAACAAAAAAAGGCCAGCGACGCTGCAAAGGGAGTAAAAAAGTATGAAAGACGGATCAAGGAGATCACCTATCAG TCAGAAGAAGACCGCAAAAATCTAATTCGTCTTCAAGATTTGGTGGACAAGCTGCAGCTTAAAGTCAAATCTTATAAGAAGACTTCTGAAGACGCT GAGGAACAGGCCAACACTCATCTCACCAAGTATCGTAAGATTCAACATGAGCTTGATGAAGCCGAGGAGAGAGCTGACATCGCTGAATCTCAGGTCAACAAGCTACGTGCCAAGAGTCGTGat GTCGTTGGCAAAGGATAA